One part of the Marinobacter sp. M3C genome encodes these proteins:
- the relA gene encoding GTP diphosphokinase, translated as MVKVREDYAVTGSGEVDIAHCVRQLAEQTRLEDDSLLRQACERAAAIDLQAYREDRQWTPGASSFRTGIEMARVLAELHLDQASLTAAVLYRAVREERVTLEAVRKEFGDEVAGLINGVLQMAAISSIHHPLKGNVLGQSEGQLDNVRKMLVTMVDDVRVALIKLAERTCAIRGVKDALPEKRMRVAREVFEIYAPLAHRLGIGYIKWELEDLSFRYLHETAYKKIAKLLDEKRLNREGYIKRVVAALESELGSAGITGDVSGRVKHIYSIWRKMRRKGIDFSQVYDVRAVRILVPEVRDCYAVLGIVHGLWRHIPNEFDDYIANVKENGYQSLHTAVIGPEGKVMEVQIRTQKMHEEAELGVCAHWLYKGTDTKNKSTGYDAKINWLRQVLEWQEELGDLSGLAEHLKSEVTSDRVYVFTPEGHVVDLPQGSTAVDFAYRVHTEVGHACRGARINGRIVPLIYPLKTGDQVFILTSKNATPSRDWLNPNLGYIRSSRSRAKVISWFKQQDRGRNISDGRTILDDEFKRLSLHDCNLELLAKKVNYHSAEDMCAAIGAGDLRPAQVANVAQQMLEPKNEQPELKLRKQSKAYDTESDIRIVGVGQLKTQVAKCCKPLPGDDIGGYITVGRGVTVHRQDCNTYMGLAEAEPHRIIDVSWGERQASVYPVDISVDAYDRSGLLRDITQVLSASRCDVLALHTQSNRDDNTANLTVTVEISDLEQLAKLLSQIRNLPNVIEAKRKR; from the coding sequence GGCGTGCGAAAGAGCTGCAGCCATTGACCTTCAGGCCTATCGGGAAGACCGACAATGGACCCCCGGCGCCAGCAGTTTCCGCACCGGCATTGAAATGGCTCGAGTGCTGGCAGAGCTGCATCTCGACCAGGCTAGCCTGACGGCTGCTGTGCTGTATCGCGCTGTGCGCGAAGAACGGGTAACGCTGGAAGCCGTGCGTAAAGAGTTTGGCGACGAAGTGGCTGGCCTGATTAACGGCGTGCTACAGATGGCGGCGATTTCGTCTATCCATCATCCCCTGAAAGGCAATGTTCTGGGCCAGAGCGAAGGCCAGCTCGACAACGTGCGTAAAATGCTGGTGACCATGGTTGACGACGTGCGGGTTGCGTTGATCAAACTCGCTGAGCGCACCTGCGCCATCCGCGGAGTGAAAGACGCATTGCCGGAAAAACGCATGCGAGTTGCCCGGGAAGTATTTGAAATCTATGCCCCGTTGGCGCACAGGCTGGGCATTGGCTATATCAAATGGGAGCTGGAAGACCTGTCCTTCCGCTACCTGCACGAAACCGCGTATAAGAAAATTGCCAAACTGCTGGATGAAAAGCGCCTGAATCGGGAAGGCTACATCAAACGGGTGGTGGCTGCGCTGGAGTCGGAGCTGGGCAGCGCCGGCATCACAGGCGATGTGTCGGGCCGCGTTAAACACATCTATAGCATCTGGCGCAAAATGCGCAGAAAAGGCATTGATTTCAGCCAGGTGTATGATGTGCGCGCCGTGCGTATTCTGGTGCCGGAGGTACGCGACTGTTACGCCGTGCTGGGCATAGTCCACGGTCTGTGGCGCCATATTCCGAATGAATTTGACGACTACATCGCCAACGTCAAAGAAAATGGTTACCAGTCTCTGCACACCGCGGTCATCGGCCCGGAAGGCAAGGTGATGGAGGTGCAGATTCGCACCCAGAAGATGCACGAAGAAGCCGAACTGGGTGTCTGCGCCCACTGGCTTTATAAAGGGACCGACACCAAAAACAAATCCACCGGTTACGATGCCAAAATAAACTGGTTGCGCCAGGTGCTGGAGTGGCAAGAAGAGCTGGGCGATCTGTCTGGTTTGGCGGAGCACCTGAAATCCGAGGTAACGTCGGATCGGGTCTACGTGTTTACGCCTGAGGGCCATGTGGTTGATCTGCCCCAAGGTTCCACCGCCGTAGACTTCGCTTATCGGGTACATACAGAAGTCGGTCACGCTTGCCGAGGCGCGCGCATCAACGGGCGTATCGTGCCCTTGATCTACCCGCTGAAAACCGGCGATCAAGTGTTCATACTGACGTCTAAAAATGCGACACCCAGCCGCGATTGGCTCAACCCCAACCTGGGCTACATTCGGAGTTCGCGCTCCCGCGCCAAGGTCATCAGCTGGTTCAAACAGCAGGATCGCGGTCGTAATATCAGCGACGGCCGTACCATTCTGGATGACGAATTCAAGCGTTTGTCATTGCACGATTGCAATCTGGAACTGCTCGCCAAAAAGGTGAATTACCACAGCGCGGAAGACATGTGTGCGGCAATTGGCGCGGGCGACCTGCGCCCAGCCCAAGTGGCCAATGTGGCCCAGCAAATGCTGGAGCCAAAAAATGAGCAGCCCGAACTGAAGCTGCGCAAGCAAAGCAAAGCCTACGATACCGAATCTGACATTCGCATTGTGGGTGTGGGCCAGCTGAAAACCCAGGTGGCTAAATGCTGTAAGCCTCTACCGGGTGATGATATTGGCGGCTACATTACCGTTGGCCGCGGTGTGACCGTTCACCGGCAGGACTGCAACACCTATATGGGACTGGCGGAAGCAGAGCCACACCGCATTATCGACGTCAGCTGGGGCGAGCGCCAGGCCTCGGTATACCCGGTGGATATCAGCGTTGACGCCTACGACCGTTCGGGCCTCTTGCGCGATATCACCCAGGTGCTGTCGGCATCGCGCTGCGATGTGCTGGCGTTACACACCCAGAGTAATCGCGACGACAACACGGCCAACCTGACGGTCACTGTAGAAATTTCCGATCTGGAACAACTGGCCAAACTGCTGTCCCAGATCCGCAACCTGCCCAACGTCATCGAAGCTAAGAGAAAACGCTGA
- the mazG gene encoding nucleoside triphosphate pyrophosphohydrolase: MSYSLDDLKTLMARLRDPDTGCPWDARQTFASIVPHTLEEAYEVADAIEREDYPHLEDELGDLLFQVIFYSQIGQETQRFDFDSVVDNLVRKLIRRHPHVFPEGTLESRIDPHNRPSEDWIKQSWERIKAGERALKPASDNAEPTGRLDGIARTLPAMARAEKLQKRAARHGFDWPDIGPVFDKLHEEIDELKEAWQIASNGSGERDALEDELGDVMFVCVNLARFMEVNPEHALKRTNHKFEARFRAIEAELWVQGRDMDSETLETLDAIWQSVKGVERQR, encoded by the coding sequence ATGAGCTATTCGCTGGACGACTTGAAAACCCTGATGGCACGCTTGCGCGATCCAGACACCGGTTGCCCCTGGGATGCCCGCCAGACGTTTGCGTCCATCGTGCCCCACACCTTGGAAGAAGCCTACGAAGTGGCTGACGCCATCGAACGCGAGGATTATCCCCACCTGGAAGATGAATTGGGTGACCTGCTGTTCCAAGTCATTTTTTACAGCCAGATCGGGCAGGAAACGCAGCGTTTTGATTTTGATTCGGTGGTGGACAATCTGGTGCGTAAACTGATTCGACGCCACCCACATGTGTTCCCTGAAGGCACCCTTGAAAGCCGGATCGATCCTCATAACCGCCCGAGCGAGGACTGGATCAAACAGAGCTGGGAGCGTATCAAAGCGGGAGAGCGGGCATTAAAACCAGCGTCTGACAACGCCGAGCCCACAGGCCGTCTGGACGGTATTGCCCGCACTTTGCCGGCGATGGCACGGGCTGAAAAACTCCAAAAGCGGGCTGCCCGCCACGGTTTTGACTGGCCCGATATCGGCCCGGTGTTTGACAAACTGCACGAAGAAATTGATGAGCTGAAAGAAGCTTGGCAGATCGCCAGTAACGGCAGCGGCGAACGCGATGCGCTCGAAGATGAACTCGGCGACGTGATGTTCGTGTGCGTGAATCTGGCGCGATTTATGGAAGTAAACCCGGAACACGCTTTAAAGCGAACCAACCATAAATTTGAAGCACGCTTTCGCGCCATCGAGGCTGAGTTGTGGGTCCAGGGCCGTGATATGGACAGCGAAACCCTGGAAACGCTGGACGCTATCTGGCAGTCAGTGAAAGGTGTAGAGCGCCAGCGCTGA
- the ppc gene encoding phosphoenolpyruvate carboxylase has product MTELHPDLRENVRMLGELLGQSILQHPGQQCFDKIEEVRAAAKADRLQESGSGQRLVNLLGQLTDDEILPVTRAFNQFLNLANLAEQYHGIRRNRGHSADLMVESFSEVFQRLLAGGISADELHRQVVNLRVEFVLTAHPTEVARRTLIMKYDDMSGCLEQLDHQDLMPSERDEIVRRLTRLIAEAWHTDEIRHDRPTAVDEAKWGFAVIENSLWTALPRFLESLDTALVEATGKGLPLQATPVRVASWMGGDRDGNPNVTHQVTRKVFLLGRWMAADLYMKDITALRAELSMWQASDELRAKVGDTREPYRQILGRLRDQLSRTRDWAEASISGVVADSKDILFANSDFIEPLELCYRSLVECGLEHIANGPLLDTIRRAHTFGLPLSRLDIRQEAARHAEAVAEIVGYLGLGDYQTWSEVERQAFLVRELKGRRPLIPRNWQPSEAVEEVLATCKVVAEQTPQALGSYVISMASKPSDVLNVILLLREAGMQYPMAVVPLFETLNDLSGAPQSMTELYQIDWYRDYCDGKQEVMIGYSDSSKDAGQMMAAWAQYQAQEALTKVAAEYDMRLTLFHGRGGTVGRGGGPANRAILSQPPGSVNGSFRITEQGEMIRFKFGMPDLAVQSLTLYTTAVIEATLAPPPQPKDSWRETMDWLTERSLKAYRDVVRDDPQFVPYFRQVTPEQALGKLALGSRPARRKASGGVESLRAIPWIFAWTQMRLMLPAWLGSDVALEAAAEDQRIDQLREMMAGWPFFRTYIDMLEMVLAKADLRIASYYEKTLVEDPELRALGESLRQRLSRCIYRVLELKQQDHLLADEPVFAHSMNVRNPYTDPLHYLQAELLRRERQSESKEGHDGDDEGNGKVPEVVERALKVTMAGIAAGMRNTG; this is encoded by the coding sequence GTGACTGAATTACACCCCGATTTGCGGGAAAATGTGAGGATGCTGGGAGAACTTCTGGGGCAGAGTATACTTCAACATCCCGGGCAGCAGTGTTTTGATAAAATTGAAGAAGTACGAGCTGCCGCCAAAGCCGACCGGCTTCAGGAAAGCGGCTCGGGCCAGCGCCTGGTGAATCTACTGGGCCAGCTGACCGATGATGAAATTCTGCCGGTGACCCGCGCTTTTAATCAGTTTCTGAACCTGGCCAACCTGGCTGAGCAATATCACGGCATCCGTCGCAATCGCGGTCACAGCGCTGATTTAATGGTGGAATCATTCTCCGAAGTGTTCCAACGTCTATTAGCCGGCGGCATAAGCGCTGACGAACTGCACCGCCAAGTAGTCAATTTACGGGTGGAGTTTGTACTGACCGCCCATCCCACCGAAGTGGCTCGCCGCACCCTTATTATGAAGTACGACGACATGTCGGGTTGCCTGGAGCAGTTGGACCATCAGGATCTGATGCCCAGCGAACGCGACGAAATTGTGCGCCGTTTGACCCGGCTGATCGCCGAAGCCTGGCACACCGATGAAATTCGTCACGATCGCCCCACCGCGGTAGACGAAGCCAAATGGGGCTTTGCAGTCATCGAAAACAGTCTATGGACCGCGTTACCGCGATTCCTGGAAAGCCTGGATACTGCGCTGGTGGAGGCCACTGGAAAAGGCCTTCCGCTGCAAGCCACGCCGGTGCGAGTCGCGTCCTGGATGGGTGGTGATCGTGACGGCAATCCTAACGTTACCCACCAGGTAACTCGCAAGGTGTTTTTGCTGGGCCGCTGGATGGCTGCGGATCTATATATGAAGGACATCACGGCGCTGCGCGCTGAGTTGTCTATGTGGCAGGCCAGCGATGAGCTGCGAGCAAAGGTTGGCGACACCCGTGAACCTTATCGCCAGATCCTGGGCCGGTTACGTGACCAACTCAGCCGCACCCGTGATTGGGCTGAAGCCAGCATCAGCGGCGTTGTGGCCGACAGTAAAGACATATTGTTCGCCAACAGCGATTTCATCGAACCCCTGGAGCTGTGCTACCGCTCACTGGTTGAGTGTGGTCTGGAGCACATCGCCAATGGACCATTGCTGGACACCATTCGCCGTGCCCATACCTTTGGCTTGCCATTGAGCCGTCTTGATATTCGCCAGGAGGCAGCCCGCCATGCGGAGGCTGTGGCCGAAATTGTGGGCTATTTGGGGCTTGGGGATTATCAGACCTGGTCAGAAGTAGAGCGTCAGGCATTTTTGGTGCGCGAGCTTAAAGGCCGCCGCCCGCTGATTCCGCGTAACTGGCAACCCAGCGAAGCGGTGGAGGAAGTGCTGGCCACCTGCAAGGTGGTGGCCGAGCAAACGCCGCAGGCGTTGGGCTCTTATGTGATTTCCATGGCCAGTAAGCCGTCCGATGTGCTGAACGTTATTCTGCTGCTGCGCGAGGCGGGCATGCAGTATCCGATGGCGGTTGTACCGCTGTTTGAAACATTAAACGACCTGAGCGGCGCACCACAAAGCATGACCGAGCTTTATCAGATTGACTGGTATCGCGACTATTGCGACGGCAAGCAGGAAGTCATGATTGGCTATTCCGATTCGTCGAAAGATGCCGGCCAGATGATGGCTGCATGGGCCCAGTACCAGGCCCAGGAAGCACTGACAAAAGTGGCCGCAGAATACGATATGCGCTTGACCTTGTTCCACGGCCGTGGCGGCACGGTTGGTCGTGGAGGCGGCCCTGCTAACCGGGCGATCCTGTCGCAGCCGCCGGGATCGGTCAACGGCAGCTTCCGCATTACCGAGCAGGGCGAGATGATTCGCTTCAAATTCGGCATGCCGGATCTTGCCGTGCAAAGTCTGACGCTGTACACCACTGCGGTAATTGAAGCCACGTTGGCGCCGCCACCGCAGCCAAAAGACAGCTGGCGCGAAACTATGGACTGGCTGACTGAGCGCTCGTTAAAGGCGTATCGCGACGTGGTGCGTGACGACCCGCAATTTGTGCCTTATTTCCGCCAGGTTACGCCGGAGCAAGCGCTGGGTAAACTGGCCTTGGGCAGTCGCCCGGCGCGGCGTAAAGCCAGCGGCGGCGTTGAAAGCCTGAGAGCCATACCGTGGATATTTGCCTGGACCCAGATGCGCCTGATGTTGCCTGCCTGGTTGGGCAGCGACGTGGCTCTGGAGGCGGCCGCAGAAGACCAGCGCATAGACCAGCTGCGGGAAATGATGGCGGGATGGCCGTTTTTCCGCACCTACATCGATATGCTGGAGATGGTGCTGGCAAAGGCTGACCTGCGTATTGCCAGTTACTATGAAAAGACTCTGGTGGAAGACCCCGAATTGCGGGCTTTGGGTGAAAGTTTGCGCCAGCGTTTGAGCCGCTGTATTTATCGGGTGCTGGAATTGAAGCAGCAAGATCACCTGCTGGCGGACGAGCCGGTATTTGCCCACTCCATGAATGTGCGCAACCCGTATACCGATCCACTGCATTATCTGCAGGCCGAACTGCTACGGCGTGAGCGCCAAAGCGAGAGCAAGGAGGGTCACGATGGCGATGATGAAGGCAACGGAAAGGTACCGGAAGTGGTTGAGCGGGCGCTAAAGGTCACCATGGCCGGGATCGCAGCGGGTATGCGCAACACTGGTTAA